The region GGCGAGCTTCGGAATAAAAGCAGAAAGAAAGAGCTTGTATGACGATTTCGAGGCTCTGCGTGTTTATGGAATAGATATTGTGGCAAAAAGAAACCCCATCACAAAATATTATGTGTCAGGACGGGATTTTGAGCTTGCCGAGTTAAAATTACTAGTCGACGCGGTTCAATCGTCGAAATTCATAACTCCTAAAAAAAGCGAAGAATTGATAAGAAAGATTGAAAGCCTTGTAAGCCTGTATGACGCGCAGAAGCTTCAACGTCAGGTTTTCGTATCAGGACGCATCAAAACCATGAATGAAAGCGTATATTACGCCATTGACGCGATTCACGAAGCAATATCGGCAGATTCAAAAGTGCGGTTTAAATATTTCGACTGGAATGAAAAAAAACAGAAAATCGTGCGGCACAACGGCGCTGATTATAATGTAAGCCCATGGGCGCTGACATGGGATAATGAAAATTATTATCTGATCGCATTTGATGACATGGCCGGTATTATAAAACATTACCGCGTGGACAAAATGATATATATATCTGTATTGGATGAAAAACGCGGCGGCCGTGAAGCTTTTGAAAGCTTTGATACCGCTGCCTATATGCGTAAAATGTTTGGAATGTACGGTGGAGACGATGAAATCGTCACTCTTCGCTGCCGTAATAAGATGGCGGGAATAATGATTGATCGTTTTGGAAGTGATGCCGCGTTTCGCGAGGATGATCCTGAGCATTTTATGTTGACTGTAAAAATAGCCATGAGTGACCATTTCGTTACCTGGTTAATGAATTTTGGACATGATGTTAAAATAATTTCGCCAAAAAGTGCTATTGACCGATTGATTTCGGTTGCAAATACAGCTTTGGAAGTAAACCAGAATTGCTATTAGTAAAAATGACTTGAAAAATGTGCAAAATGACGAATTGTTTAACGAAAAATAGGGTAAAATCGTCTTAAAAATCCATAATACGAACAATAATTGGAAAAATAATGCAAATATGTATTATGTTGCTAATACCAAATACTGCCAACTGGCAGTTCTGCCGGTTATTAAAAAAATATTAAAATTAATGATTAGCAATAGTGTAATAACATAATCATAAAATATTTATATTGACGAATGTCAACCCATATTTATTATTAACCGATCATTACAACTAATTAAACCGTATTTTGAAAATAAATTATATTGCATATTTGGTTCAAAACATATTTACATTAATAATAATATGCAATATATTAATTCTTGCCAGTATTGAATAACGGTACATATAACAAAAATATAATGTATAATATATTACATAATTGTAAATAGTCCGGAGAATGGTGACCCTTGTGTGATATAAAAACAAAAAGGGCGTCCGGACATTTCCGGACGCCTATAAAGGTATATTTTATATTATGCGATAGAATAACCTGCAATGGAAAAGGTCGAAATTACAAGTAATATTGAACAAATTCTACGAAAAAATGAGATTGAACGGAGAGAGCTTATTCTTCGCTTTCTGCTTCGGCATCCTGCGGTTCAATAGCATTTTGGAATTTAGCGAGAAGAGTCTTAAGCAATGCGAGATCTTCTTCATCGAAGTTTGCGAGAAGCTCGTGTTCTGTTTCTTTGAGCGATACAGAGATTCTGCGATAAATATCACGTCCTCTTTCGGTGAGATGAACACGGACGCTTCTTTGATCAAATATGTCTGTTCTTCTTGTTATATAGCCTTCAGACTGCATTTTTTGAAGTGTAATGCTTATTGTGGGAGCTTTATATCCGGTTACCTTGACAAGCTCAAGTTGAGCTATGCCGTCTTTTTTGGAGAGAATAGATATAATGCGGTAATATGCAGATTGGATACCTAATTTTTCGCATTGGCGCTTCATAGTATTTTGATAAATCTTTGCTACTGAAGCGATATACTCCATAATTATTGTGGAGTCTTCGATCTGCTTTGCGTTTTCGTATTTGGGATTGGATGATTTTTTCATGGTTACGAACCTTGCCTTTCATTCATATTATTCGAATTTTTTTGGTTTTAGTTTATGGAATTATTATAGCATAATATTTTGTGATGTCAATAACAAAAAAAAATAATTCACATAAAAATCACATTGATTGGACAAATTTCACATAATTTATATTCGTTTTAGGCATAGGCACAAAAATTATAAAGCATTAATAGGGTTTTATGGATTGAAAATACATAAAACGTGTGTTATAATAAAAAAAGGTTAAACTTTTTAAACCGAAAAGGAAATGGTAATAAAAATGTCGGAAAGACCGAATGAAATTATTGAAATAACGGAACAGAACTATGATTCCGTTTGCTCTTCAGGAAAAATACTGATTGATTTTTGGGCGACATGGTGCATGCCCTGCCGCCGTTTGTCTCCGGTTATTGATGAAATATCGTCGGAAGTGACGGACGGTCTTAAAGTTGGTAAAATTAACGTCGACGATCAACCGCGGCTGGCCGAAAAATTCTCCGTCATGAGCATCCCGACAATAGTTGTTTTATCTGACGGAGTTGAAAGTGCGCGTTCGGTAGGTGTAATTCCGAAATCAAAGATCATTGAAATGATAGTATAAGGAAGGACGGCAGATGGAGGTATTATGACTCGGATAAAAAAACCGTCAGTAATCAGATATATATATACAGCGCTCGCATTATTATTATCGGCGTTGTTTGTTTTTTCATGCGATACCGAAAAACAGAACACAACAAATATAAATACAGAGCTTAACGGTTATTGTGAAGTTAAATACGATAACGGGGATTTCAAAGGCAACTTTAAAGCCGATGTACGCTCCGGAGAGGGCGAATTCATCTACAATGACGGAAGCCGTTATGTCGGAAATTATGAGAATGATGTCCGGTCCGGCAAAGGAAAGCTTTATTATGTTTCAGGCGACATATATGAAGGTGACTTTGCGGATAATAACTTCAACGGCTACGGAATCCTCACATATTCAGACGGCAGCAAATATGAAGGGCAGTTTGTAGACAATTCACGTTCCGGAACCGGAACATATACATACGCAAATGGAGAAATATATACCGGCGAATTCAGTAATAACGCCAAAAACGGAAAAGGAAAAATGACCTACACAAACGGTGATTATTACGACGGCGACTGGATTGATAATATACGGGAAGGTCAGGGAGAACTTCACATAGGTAAAAATGTTTATGTCGGTTCATTTAAAAACGACAAGGCAAACGGAGAAGGAACTCTGACCCATGAAAGCGGATTCGTTTACTGCGGGAATTTTGTTGACGGCGTCGAAAACGATGATGATTGCACAATAACATATTCAAACAGCAATGTTTTTCGCGGCTCGGTTGTCAACGGAGTAATTAATGGAAAGGGAAGCATTACCTATACTTCAGGTGACGTTGCAAGCGGAACGTTTGTCAACGGATTACTTCAAGGAGAAGGGGTATATTTCCTATATGGCGATACATCCGTCTATATTAAAGCGGAAACTGGCGAAAAGCTTGAGCCTGGAGAAAACGACGTTGTTTACAAGGATGGCGTAATAATATCAGTGACGGCTGTATGAAGTAAATTTATAAGAAAAATATATTTATATTTGTGAATCGCGGGAACGGATCATCGTCTCCGCGATTCTTTAATGCGCCCGGCATAGGCATAATCTAACGGGTGAAAGTCCCGAAACCGCCCGGTAGTGGTAAGGATATAACCGAACACCAACGGTGTCCGCTGTGAAGCGAAATCTGAAGGAAGGAGAAGGCAAATCTCCGGTTTGACGGACAGAAATCACATAGAGGCCGTAAGCAAGTAAATGAGAAACTAAGAAAAGAATGCTTGTGGATAAAAGACGCTCCACCATTACAGGTGGAGTGCAAACTTGAAGGTTCTCCATACCAGAAGCATATATAGCAAAAACAGCACAGCAAGCTTATGAAAAAACACTTGTTGAATCAAGAAAAGGCATTACTCTTAACAAATCGGAATTTTATGAAAACGACAGAACCATAACCGAGCGAATGAAAACCAGCACATTGCTTTTCCTTACCGTTTCCCATACTTAATTCCGCCGTTTCCCATACTAAATTCATGAGCTTTCCTACTGCGGATTTTACTTTGGGAATTTACCAATTTACAAATTGTTATTATTAATGAGGAATTTTACTTTAATATGAGAGAAAAGCCCATGTACCAGAGTCTTCTCTCACTTGATGAGGTAATTATTAAATTAACTTATTAATATAAGAAGAAATTCCGATAACATCCGTTGACACATCGGTTAAAAAGTATTATTATGATAACAATGGAAATATTATCCGTCAGGCGCAGTCAGACGGTGCAGATAACGGAGACACCTACGACGCGGGCGGAAGACTGACTCTTATAAGTTGTATTGAATTTTATGAAAGCAAGTAGAAATCATGTTTGACTTAAATATTTTATTTGTTGGGCAAAGAGATCCAACAGTCAATATTCCGGGAAATCGAAATATATGGATTGTAAACACAAATGAAAATTATAAAAAAAAGAAAAAATACTATTATAAAATTGCGCCTACAATGAATTATTTAGATGGCATATGGTATAGTTTGCTCTGCTCAGAAGATGAGCTTGGCGGGACGGTAATTTGTGATTATGCTGATAATACAGGGATATATCCGTATTGGGTTAGTGCAAAAGAAATCCAGGATGATTTACATGAATTAATTATTCAAGATGATTATTTGGAGAGCTTTTTAGAAATAATAAAATATTTATTGAAATGCTCACCGATCCAAAGAATAGCTCTTCTGTGCAGATATCAAAGCCATGATGAGGTGGTGATATGCGGGGCTTTATCTTTATCGAATTTTATTTCATTGTTATCACAGAAAAAAATCATGACCAATACTTGTTATTTCATAAAAAGTGACTTTTAAATACTACCAAATATATTGGAGGGTTAATATGTGTAAATTATGCGACAAAGTTGAAGCGGTAAAGTTTACTTCACCAAATCAATACTTTCAGTGCCTTGGTTATATTAAATCATTAGTAAAAGAAAACTGTCTGAAAATAGTAGAACAAACCTGTGATTTAGAAAAAGTGGAAAAGGAAAATGGGTGTTGGTTTGATGATATAATAGAACATAAGTTGAAATGCGTAAAATGTGGTAAAAAGTTTTTATGTATTTGTGACACATATCATGGCCATGGAAGTTTTAAACCATTATAATAAAGGTAAGAGTATAAAAACGAACAAATTTGATAATGATTACATAAATAAAATTTATATTTCAAACATAAATATTAAAAAAAGCGAAACATGTTAAACTATTATGAAAAAGGCACAATTATACTTGAGGGCTCTGTAAAAAAGAATTTTGAGCAACTTGACGGAGGTTATACTATATTCCGGATTCATCGGTTCTTATACAAAAACAAGGAGAATATTTATAATGAAATATTCAATTGAAAAGTTTAAAGGTGATATTAAAGAGTGTATTAATTTGTGTAATGTTGAATTAAACAACAGGAGAAATGGTATAAATGGTGAAAGTACTATTGGACAGCTTGAAGAAGTAGTTATACCAGAATTAAATAAATTACTAAAAATTGAACAAGATGATTTACCTCCGACAGAAAATAGATTTTTAGATTCATTTGCATCCGCTTTTAAAGATTGGGGATGGAATATGAGAAAGCCAACAAAATTATACGTTATGTTATTACATTTAGATGTTAGCTACAAGAAATTATGAATAATACTTCAAATGTATAATAATAGATACTTCATTAATTAAATGATTTAAAATCTTTATCGCCAATTAGTGGAAAAATACGGCATGGATGTTGTACTTGTTGCTACAGTTGCAGCAGCTGGAACAGAGTTAAAATGAAAGCAGGGGTAATAATTTGCAAAAAAAGAGTTTTTCACCTTACATACTACGCATGGTGTTTTCCACAATCTTATACTTAATCATACCAGGAGTATTAATTATGACAAAGCAAGTTGAGGTTACAATTCATAATGAATATGGTAATATTAGTCTTTTATTAATATTAATTGGAGTAATTCTGTATCTCGTATTCATTGCAACCCGGTTTATGCCTGGATTAACTGCAATTCTTGACATTGTAGGCAAAAATTACGTTACAAATAAAATGACATTTGTAAGCAGTTATATTGCTGATAATGGAATGTTCTACAGAATAAACAAGCTCAATTATAATTACAATATCAAAACAAAGTTAAACGAATCGTACTTTTTAAAGCTAATACTTGCAGATAATAAAGGCAAATCGATTTATACAACAACTTACTGTCACAAAATGGAAATAGGTAAGGCATATATGATTACCTATGGTAAATATTCCAAGGTAGTATTATCAGTATTATCTAGCGAAAATGAAGAAATGCTTCAGTTTGATGTAAATTAAGACTTTCTGTTCTAATAATGCGGATAATTAGTGAATTCGTCTTCGGCGCACCGATGTAGTTGGGACAGCGGCAATATCGCTGCTGAGATACAGAACAATGCGGTCACGGTCACATATATCCGCGGTATAAACCTTATCGCGTCCGATGTGGATGGTGTAAGGACATATTACCTCTATAACGCTCACGGCGACGTGGTGAATCTTACGGATTCGACTGCGACAGCAATAAAATCCTATGACTATGACGCCTTCGGCGTTGAGAGGAACATAGCTTCCGGCGATGCCAACCCATTCAGATACTGCGCGGAGTATTATGATAAGGAGACCGGAGAGCTATATCTCCGGGCAAGGTATTATAATGCAAGCATAGGAAGATTACACAGCAAGGCGGATGGGAATATGCAAATAGCAGCGATCCGTTGAGCTTGAATCTGTATGTGTATTGCGTGGATCCTTCTGGTAATATAGTTTATATTAAAGATAAGTAGGTGAAAAGATTGGTTGATAAAAAGATTCTTAATGATTTCAAAGATTTGAAGATCACAAAGAAAGAGCTGGAAGAAAAAATTGGTACAACTCAATTAAAAAACGGTATTCATAACCCTATAGAAATCACTGCTCAGGATGTTGTGAATCTGCTTAAAGCATATCAAAGTAGCAGAATTACAATAGATATGTTGCTTCAATGGGTCAATACAGTCTGGTTCACTGATTTATTTACGTATAGTGATAATTATTGCGATTCTATTGCAAGCGTGATGAACAAGCTTGAAGAAATTGATGAGAATGGATATATTTTGGCAAACAATGAAATTGAAAAGTATGTACAAGCATTAATAACAAACACTGAAATTACTTAAAAAAAAACGCGACTTTTACTTGTAAGTGAATATAGGTATTCAAGAGATAAGTTTAAATTCCCGAGGAACTTTAAACTTCAGCAAAAACCAAACAACAAATTTATTTCTTGCATAGAGGTAAATAATTAACTACCAATAAAAAACAAAGGAAAAACAATATGAAAAAACAAATAATAAGCGTAATATTTACAATAATGCTGATATTCGTCTTCGGCGCACCGATAATATCAGATGCAATTGATATAGATTGTTTGGAAGGATCATTATGTCCTGACTGCAATTACAAGTTCACAGCGGATGAAATATCGGTAATAAACGATGGAACAACCGATGATACTTACTATACATTCGCGGCATACTGCCCGACTTGCGACAAGCTGATATATTGAAAAGTTCTTGGTTATCATGCCAATGCGGGGCATACATACACCACCACATATCCGGGTTATGATTCTATATACAACGGATTTTGACAGGATATATTCAAGTAAGATATTTTTTGTGGAAATTTTATAATTTATATGTTATAATCGTCTCATGAATGATAATTTCGAAAATATACCCTGTCCTCCGCTTTATCTTGCTCCCATGGCCGGGGCCGCGGACAGAGCGTTTCGTATAATATGCCGTGATAACGGCGCAGATATCCTCACCTCTGAGATGATTTCCGCGAAAGCGATTTATTATAAAGATAAAAAGACAATTGCGCTGACATCATTTTCCGACGCGGAAAGGCCGTTTAAAATTCAGCTTTTCGGCAGTGAGCCCGAAATACTCGCTTATGCCGCACATGAAATTACGGAAAAAATATGTCCTGACGGTATAGATATAAACATGGGCTGCCCCGCGCCGAAAATAACTGACAATGGCGAAGGCAGCGCGCTTATGAAGGATATAAATCTGATATTTCGCATTGTGTCCGCTGTACGCGCCGCGACGGATCTTCCGCTTTCGGTGAAGCTTCGCGCCGGATGGGACGATAAAACGAAAAATGCAGTTGATGCCGCACGCGCGGCGGAGGCGGCCGGAGCAGATATGATTTGTGTTCACGGAAAAACCCGCGCTCAATCATACAAACCGCCGGTCGATCTCGATATAATACGTGAAGTGAAGCATGCGATATCGGTACCGGTTATCGGGAACGGTGAAATATGTGATTATTTGTCGGCTAGGCGAATGCTGGAGGAAACCCGCTGTGACGCGCTGATGATCGGACGCGCCGCGTTGGGGGCTCCGTGGTTATTCAATGAGATTAAATGCGGTTTTTCCGGCGAGAAATTCGTTAAGCCGGATATATTTGATACTATGATGCGGCATATTAAATTGAAAATGAGCTTTATGCTGGACAAAGTAGCTGTTTGCGAATTAAGAGGGCAGCTTTCTTATTATATAAAGGGTAAAAAACACAGCGCGCAATGCCGCGAAAAACTAAACAGCGCTGAAAAATGCGAAGATATTATTGAAATATTAACTCAATGGAACGCTCTTGACGGCGGAGGTACCGATGACTGACGGTTTTGACGAAAAGTCTCTTGTGAAAAAAGCGCAGGACGGTGACAAAGGCGCATTTGAGGAGCTAATGCGCCGTTATGAAAAGAAAATATATTGTTTTGTTCTCTCCTATGTGAAGAATCCTCACGACGCAGAGGATGTCACCCAGGATACTTTTCTGCGTGCTTACAGATTTATAAACAGTTTTGCTTTCCGGTCGTCCGTTTCAACCTGGCTTCATACAATCGCGAAAAATATGTCCATGACATTTATAAAAAAGAAATCAACATATTCATGTGTTTCCGCGGAAACCGAAGAAATGGATTTATATGAAACATCGGTTGTATGCGCTGCTTCCGGACAAAAAACTCCGGAGGATCAGGTCATCGGCGATGAGCTTATGATATACATAAAAAATGCGATAGAATCGCTTCCTGATGAATTCAGGGAAGTGATTGTTATGAGAGAAATCAACTCATTGAGCTACACCGAAATCGCGGAAATAACTGAATCGGAACTCGGCACGGTGAAAAGCCGTATCTCACGTGGACGCGCCATGCTTCGTGAATTTCTTTCTGAATATACAGGTAAAAACAAATAACGACCGGAGAAGGGAACAAATCCGGTTATAACGAGTCTAACATTACATAAATAATAAAGCAAGGATATCCCATAATGGAAGAAACAGAAAAAAGTGTCGGAAATGATTCCGTCCATGAAAAAATTAAATCTCAACTTTACGATTATGCTGATCTTCTGTCCGGCGTTTCTGATACGCCGGAGGATATTGATATCGAAAGCATAAAAAAGCATATTTCGGAATGTGCGGAATGCCGCGCCGAGCTTGAAGAAATATTAAAGCTTAAGGCGGCAATACAAAAAATATATCAGGTACCCGACAGTTTGGATAAAAAGCTGTCTGATGCTGTATCAAAGGAAAAAGCGCCGTCACGCGGCTTCCGCCGTCCGGCGTATTTCGGCACGGTTGCCGCCGTAGCTATTATTGTTCTCTTTATCGGGGCATCGGCTTTTGCCGGTCATATTAAAAACGAAGACGCAAATCCCGGCATGCCTCCCAGTAACCAGGAGAAAGCCGGCGGAAGAATTTCAGACGCATATACCGGCATAATAAAAGACGGAACATCAAAAATTGACAATTCACAAGACATCCCATTGCCTTCGGAATCTCCTTGCGTTAAGGACTCCCGAGAACAGCTTGCATTTACAAAATCCTATTCAAATGAAGATGAAAAAACAATCCTGCTTCCGGAGGAAGGCTCTTTTTCCGAAAATACAGTTAAAA is a window of Oscillospiraceae bacterium DNA encoding:
- a CDS encoding WYL domain-containing protein, whose product is MPKNPNQKLKILYLMKILLENTDEQHSMSLSEITEKLASFGIKAERKSLYDDFEALRVYGIDIVAKRNPITKYYVSGRDFELAELKLLVDAVQSSKFITPKKSEELIRKIESLVSLYDAQKLQRQVFVSGRIKTMNESVYYAIDAIHEAISADSKVRFKYFDWNEKKQKIVRHNGADYNVSPWALTWDNENYYLIAFDDMAGIIKHYRVDKMIYISVLDEKRGGREAFESFDTAAYMRKMFGMYGGDDEIVTLRCRNKMAGIMIDRFGSDAAFREDDPEHFMLTVKIAMSDHFVTWLMNFGHDVKIISPKSAIDRLISVANTALEVNQNCY
- a CDS encoding winged helix-turn-helix transcriptional regulator, which produces MKKSSNPKYENAKQIEDSTIIMEYIASVAKIYQNTMKRQCEKLGIQSAYYRIISILSKKDGIAQLELVKVTGYKAPTISITLQKMQSEGYITRRTDIFDQRSVRVHLTERGRDIYRRISVSLKETEHELLANFDEEDLALLKTLLAKFQNAIEPQDAEAESEE
- a CDS encoding sigma-70 family RNA polymerase sigma factor, producing MTDGFDEKSLVKKAQDGDKGAFEELMRRYEKKIYCFVLSYVKNPHDAEDVTQDTFLRAYRFINSFAFRSSVSTWLHTIAKNMSMTFIKKKSTYSCVSAETEEMDLYETSVVCAASGQKTPEDQVIGDELMIYIKNAIESLPDEFREVIVMREINSLSYTEIAEITESELGTVKSRISRGRAMLREFLSEYTGKNK
- the dusB gene encoding tRNA dihydrouridine synthase DusB, translated to MNDNFENIPCPPLYLAPMAGAADRAFRIICRDNGADILTSEMISAKAIYYKDKKTIALTSFSDAERPFKIQLFGSEPEILAYAAHEITEKICPDGIDINMGCPAPKITDNGEGSALMKDINLIFRIVSAVRAATDLPLSVKLRAGWDDKTKNAVDAARAAEAAGADMICVHGKTRAQSYKPPVDLDIIREVKHAISVPVIGNGEICDYLSARRMLEETRCDALMIGRAALGAPWLFNEIKCGFSGEKFVKPDIFDTMMRHIKLKMSFMLDKVAVCELRGQLSYYIKGKKHSAQCREKLNSAEKCEDIIEILTQWNALDGGGTDD
- the trxA gene encoding thioredoxin, which encodes MSERPNEIIEITEQNYDSVCSSGKILIDFWATWCMPCRRLSPVIDEISSEVTDGLKVGKINVDDQPRLAEKFSVMSIPTIVVLSDGVESARSVGVIPKSKIIEMIV
- a CDS encoding RHS repeat-associated core domain-containing protein, encoding MNSSSAHRCSWDSGNIAAEIQNNAVTVTYIRGINLIASDVDGVRTYYLYNAHGDVVNLTDSTATAIKSYDYDAFGVERNIASGDANPFRYCAEYYDKETGELYLRARYYNASIGRLHSKADGNMQIAAIR